A genomic window from Streptomyces sp. 846.5 includes:
- a CDS encoding HAD family hydrolase, giving the protein MTKSTSPTRFDEVTAVRRLLLPWLTDRVVPQDCIATVGLVLFDFDGPMCSLFHRYESDAVRDAVLDALNADGSVPRRLLRERNAHTLLRTMWQQGSEHVERANKDLTDQESFAAGSALPTPHARELMELLAAAGITMAITSNNSAVAIRVYLERNGLTDYFGDRIYARGEDPGLMKPNAHTLTTAVALVRPVGATVLLGDSVSDAEAAWRAGVAFIGCVHPADLGRLRKLRRWRNVWRLRRAGADVVVRDLSAVLAAFAVRTGI; this is encoded by the coding sequence GTGACCAAGTCCACCTCCCCCACCCGCTTTGACGAGGTGACAGCAGTTCGCCGCCTCCTCCTGCCGTGGCTCACTGACAGAGTCGTCCCCCAGGACTGCATCGCCACGGTCGGCTTGGTCCTCTTCGACTTCGACGGCCCGATGTGCAGCCTCTTCCACAGGTACGAGTCGGACGCGGTGCGGGACGCCGTGCTGGACGCGCTGAACGCGGACGGCTCCGTGCCCAGACGGCTGCTCCGCGAACGCAATGCGCACACCCTGCTGCGCACCATGTGGCAGCAGGGATCCGAACACGTGGAGCGGGCGAACAAGGACCTCACCGACCAGGAGTCCTTCGCCGCCGGGAGCGCCCTGCCGACCCCGCACGCCAGGGAGCTGATGGAACTGCTCGCCGCCGCCGGGATCACGATGGCCATCACGAGCAACAACTCGGCGGTGGCGATACGCGTGTACCTGGAGCGGAACGGGCTCACGGACTACTTCGGGGACCGGATCTATGCGCGGGGCGAGGACCCCGGTCTGATGAAGCCAAATGCGCACACCCTGACCACCGCAGTCGCTCTTGTCCGACCCGTCGGCGCCACGGTCCTGCTGGGCGACTCCGTGAGTGACGCCGAGGCCGCCTGGCGCGCAGGCGTCGCCTTCATCGGCTGCGTCCACCCGGCGGATCTCGGTCGGCTACGGAAGCTGCGGCGGTGGCGCAATGTGTGGCGGTTGCGGAGGGCAGGGGCCGATGTCGTGGTGCGTGACCTCAGTGCTGTGCTCGCCGCATTCGCTGTGCGAACAGGCATCTGA
- a CDS encoding winged helix-turn-helix domain-containing protein has protein sequence MNDSPKTEVQRVADAVRYWCGRLGGGAPLPSQGELAEQFSVSRDTVQKALKVLQEEGLVESVRGSGTFVAGAENAPRADEDELEPAIVALGHHLDRALLSPHVTIDFFGFTAETLAKELTPKLVRMWLPGAPRPESLRVRLLLPEMDHLAVPYARADPQDRRPLERLRVIAERSVGALTEAVNEPRFRQVGLESTIEIRTVRMTPQVKLYLINEGLALRGWYEVDAVTVQVPERNGVDPEDLEIYDLTGLSAPLSLQPPLAAARSRAWFDSVWSTIAVDYKLSE, from the coding sequence ATGAACGATTCCCCGAAGACCGAGGTGCAGCGGGTAGCCGACGCCGTGCGTTACTGGTGTGGACGGTTGGGCGGGGGAGCGCCCCTTCCGTCCCAGGGGGAACTCGCGGAACAGTTCAGCGTCTCCCGTGACACGGTCCAGAAGGCCCTGAAGGTTCTCCAGGAGGAGGGGCTCGTCGAGTCCGTCCGGGGAAGCGGAACCTTTGTCGCCGGGGCCGAAAACGCCCCCAGGGCTGACGAGGACGAGTTGGAGCCGGCCATCGTGGCCCTGGGGCACCATCTGGACCGGGCACTCCTGTCCCCGCACGTCACCATTGACTTCTTCGGCTTCACTGCTGAGACCCTGGCCAAGGAGTTGACGCCGAAGCTGGTCCGCATGTGGCTGCCGGGTGCTCCAAGACCCGAAAGCCTGCGAGTCCGGCTGCTGCTGCCCGAGATGGATCACCTGGCGGTGCCGTATGCTCGCGCCGATCCGCAGGACCGTCGTCCCCTGGAGCGCCTGCGGGTGATCGCCGAGCGCTCCGTCGGCGCGTTGACGGAGGCCGTGAACGAGCCGCGCTTCCGGCAGGTCGGGCTCGAGAGCACCATCGAGATCCGGACGGTTCGGATGACTCCGCAGGTGAAGCTGTACCTGATCAATGAGGGACTGGCGTTGCGCGGCTGGTACGAGGTGGACGCGGTCACGGTCCAGGTTCCGGAACGGAATGGTGTCGACCCCGAGGATCTGGAGATCTACGACCTCACCGGCCTGAGCGCACCGTTGAGCCTGCAGCCCCCGCTGGCCGCGGCCCGCTCCCGGGCCTGGTTCGACTCCGTCTGGTCGACCATCGCTGTGGACTACAAACTGTCCGAGTGA
- a CDS encoding zinc ribbon domain-containing protein, translated as MKVKLGGWPGGPAPYGYRIAVDQNNPWGKRRFSVLVTDELESRILHVAADLIIDGGLNLTQAAEELNNRALFTRSGVRWSTANLRNRLHAETIHEGFVRYGKSSRGDGGDETTLCDEARGGSQGLGMRIGVPPIFARERALQLEAALKAGGFRIPRSKERVYPLSGRIVGTCGLQYTGMSQLGERAYRCKGNLSRSEACGDMVFRADEVEEAVWKEFARLLQREPHLKHRAVTLLGGLNGDKQSYEERVRDFTARIAEQNRLIEVQVPASLRQKVDGTIMAAAVRQLRQELQLLENQLATARYWLGGHAEYERQADILASLAEPAGAQSAGLSISERKEICDMFNVQVRAGEGHLIRRSGVRCAVMEWHFEIGTLVPFDPTDEEWGQVEAYLRTVFTRRHFVGPSELRTIFNGCLHRLRCGVSWADMSDMWGPQNRVRERQLSWWKKGAWPQMMAILGADRRGVPAYRRPNLPSLTVTMRLPGAAA; from the coding sequence ATGAAGGTCAAGCTCGGCGGATGGCCCGGCGGCCCCGCACCCTACGGCTACAGGATCGCCGTCGACCAGAACAACCCATGGGGCAAGAGGCGCTTCTCGGTACTCGTCACCGACGAACTGGAGTCCCGGATCCTCCACGTTGCAGCGGACCTGATCATCGATGGCGGCCTCAACCTCACGCAGGCCGCTGAAGAACTGAACAACCGCGCACTCTTCACACGGAGTGGTGTCCGGTGGTCGACGGCCAACCTGCGGAACAGACTGCACGCGGAGACCATCCACGAGGGCTTCGTCCGCTACGGAAAGTCCAGCCGCGGCGATGGCGGAGACGAAACTACGCTCTGTGACGAAGCCCGCGGCGGCTCCCAGGGATTGGGAATGAGAATTGGCGTCCCGCCCATCTTTGCTCGGGAGCGAGCCCTTCAGTTGGAAGCCGCCCTCAAAGCTGGCGGCTTCAGGATTCCCCGGTCGAAGGAGAGGGTCTATCCGCTCTCCGGGAGGATCGTGGGTACCTGCGGGCTGCAGTACACCGGCATGTCACAGCTTGGGGAACGGGCGTACCGCTGCAAGGGAAACCTGAGTCGGTCAGAAGCGTGTGGGGACATGGTCTTCCGGGCCGACGAGGTGGAGGAGGCCGTTTGGAAAGAGTTCGCGAGGCTTCTCCAGCGTGAGCCGCACCTCAAACACCGGGCTGTGACCTTGCTCGGTGGCCTCAACGGTGACAAGCAGAGTTACGAGGAGCGGGTCCGAGACTTCACAGCCAGGATCGCTGAACAGAACCGGCTCATCGAAGTCCAAGTCCCTGCATCCCTGCGGCAGAAGGTGGACGGGACCATCATGGCTGCTGCAGTACGACAACTCCGGCAGGAACTGCAGCTCCTTGAGAACCAGCTGGCCACAGCGCGGTACTGGTTGGGCGGGCACGCCGAGTACGAGCGTCAGGCGGACATCCTCGCGTCCCTCGCCGAGCCGGCGGGTGCGCAGTCGGCGGGTCTGTCGATCTCCGAGCGCAAGGAGATCTGTGACATGTTCAATGTTCAGGTACGCGCTGGTGAAGGCCACCTCATCCGTCGAAGTGGTGTCCGCTGTGCTGTGATGGAGTGGCACTTCGAGATAGGAACGTTGGTACCTTTCGACCCCACTGACGAGGAGTGGGGACAGGTCGAGGCGTACCTCAGGACGGTCTTCACCCGACGGCATTTCGTCGGACCGTCCGAGCTCCGCACCATCTTCAACGGTTGTCTCCATCGTCTACGGTGTGGGGTGTCCTGGGCGGACATGTCAGACATGTGGGGGCCGCAGAACCGTGTGCGCGAACGTCAGCTCTCTTGGTGGAAGAAGGGGGCCTGGCCGCAGATGATGGCGATTCTCGGCGCCGACCGGCGGGGAGTGCCGGCCTATCGACGCCCTAACCTGCCCTCTCTGACCGTCACGATGCGGCTCCCTGGCGCGGCGGCCTGA
- a CDS encoding recombinase family protein has protein sequence MSTLARPGTVTEAALVVASYTRVSTLEQLEGFGLEVQNGINGGWLRRNPNVVVQGNYQDDAVSGALDRRPAMDRLTADARSGRFDRILVARVDRVGRTGRAAYQWAWNMADIGVHFISVQEGIDTSTAEGWNAFMRYVTASEMEWWHP, from the coding sequence ATGTCTACTCTTGCACGCCCTGGCACGGTGACGGAAGCAGCCCTGGTGGTTGCCAGCTACACCCGCGTCTCCACCCTTGAACAACTCGAGGGCTTCGGCCTGGAAGTGCAGAACGGGATCAACGGTGGCTGGTTGCGGCGCAACCCGAACGTCGTGGTTCAGGGCAACTATCAGGATGACGCTGTCTCCGGGGCCCTGGACAGGCGCCCAGCCATGGACCGCCTGACTGCGGATGCCCGCAGCGGGCGCTTCGACAGAATCCTTGTAGCGAGGGTTGACCGCGTTGGGCGCACCGGTCGTGCTGCATACCAGTGGGCTTGGAACATGGCAGACATTGGCGTTCACTTCATTTCGGTCCAAGAGGGTATCGACACCAGCACAGCTGAGGGCTGGAACGCGTTCATGCGGTATGTCACAGCCTCAGAAATGGAGTGGTGGCATCCGTGA
- a CDS encoding cytochrome P450 yields MLNQTDAATPPDLFTWEFAADPYHAYAWLRRHEPVRWTRLPSGVEAWLVTQYGDAKQALADQRLSKNPVHHAESVHAKGKTGIPGERSANLMTHLLNIDPPDHTRLRRLVSRAFTPRTVAAFAPRVQELTDQLIDDIADKGTADLIHDFAFPLPIYTICDLLGVPTEDQDDFRDWAGMMIRHGGGPRGGVARSVKKIRNYLAELIHRKRQEPGNDLISGLISASDHGEHLTENEAAAMCFVLLFAGFETTINLIGNGMYALIRHPRQRALLSDAIRRGDSAVLSAAVEELLRYDGPVEIATWRYATSTLTLGGQRIATGDPVLVVLAAADRDPARFDQPDLLDLTRRDNPHLGFGHGIHYCIGAPLARMEGQIALATLLTRLPDLELAAAPEDLRWRGGLIMRGLRELPVSFTRV; encoded by the coding sequence ATGCTGAACCAGACCGATGCCGCTACACCCCCGGATCTGTTCACCTGGGAGTTCGCCGCCGACCCGTACCACGCATATGCGTGGCTGCGCCGGCATGAGCCGGTCCGGTGGACGCGACTGCCCAGTGGAGTGGAGGCGTGGTTGGTCACCCAGTACGGAGACGCCAAGCAAGCGCTCGCAGACCAGCGACTCAGCAAGAACCCGGTACACCATGCCGAGTCCGTCCACGCCAAGGGGAAGACTGGAATTCCGGGCGAGCGCAGTGCGAACCTGATGACCCATCTCCTGAATATCGACCCCCCCGACCACACCCGACTCCGGAGGCTGGTTTCCCGTGCATTCACTCCGCGCACAGTTGCTGCCTTTGCTCCCCGCGTGCAGGAACTGACGGACCAGCTCATCGACGACATTGCCGACAAGGGAACCGCAGACCTCATCCACGACTTCGCCTTCCCACTGCCCATCTACACCATCTGCGACCTGCTCGGAGTTCCCACCGAGGATCAGGACGACTTTCGCGACTGGGCCGGAATGATGATTCGTCATGGCGGAGGACCTCGGGGAGGCGTAGCCCGGTCTGTCAAGAAGATCCGCAACTATCTCGCCGAACTGATCCATCGGAAGCGCCAGGAGCCCGGAAACGATCTGATCTCGGGACTCATCAGCGCCTCCGATCACGGCGAACATCTCACCGAGAACGAGGCTGCTGCCATGTGCTTCGTGCTTCTCTTCGCCGGTTTCGAGACCACCATCAACCTCATCGGCAATGGCATGTATGCGCTCATCCGGCACCCCCGACAGCGGGCACTGCTCTCAGACGCCATCAGGCGTGGCGACAGCGCCGTTCTGTCCGCTGCTGTCGAGGAACTCCTGCGCTACGACGGCCCAGTGGAAATTGCCACCTGGCGCTACGCCACAAGCACCTTGACCCTCGGCGGCCAGAGGATCGCGACCGGAGACCCGGTCCTGGTCGTCCTTGCCGCCGCCGACCGCGACCCTGCCCGTTTCGACCAGCCCGACCTGCTCGACCTCACCCGCCGGGACAACCCCCACCTCGGCTTCGGCCATGGCATCCACTACTGCATCGGCGCCCCGCTCGCACGCATGGAGGGACAGATCGCGCTGGCAACACTTTTGACCCGGCTACCTGACCTGGAGTTGGCCGCTGCACCAGAGGACCTGCGCTGGCGTGGTGGCCTGATCATGCGGGGGCTCCGCGAGCTTCCTGTCTCCTTCACCCGCGTCTGA
- a CDS encoding SDR family oxidoreductase, giving the protein MQVRGAVVVVTGAAGGIGSALARRFAAEGARGLLLADLDAGRVEDLALALDREGCHTVGVGSDVSRESDVQALVETAEKHLGPVDLFCSNAGIGSGAGIEAPNELWQACWEINVMAHVYAARAVLPGMLKRGKGYLLHTASAAGLLQMPGDAAYTATKHAAVAFAESLAVAYGSQGIKVSALCPQGVHTAMTEDPAVAAVLGAFGRMLTPEQVADAVIEGLADERFLILPHPEVAQYEQGRAADRDGWLDGLRHAVGKLGAVDPATGSLSRG; this is encoded by the coding sequence ATGCAGGTACGCGGAGCCGTCGTGGTGGTGACCGGTGCGGCCGGAGGCATAGGGTCCGCGCTGGCGCGGCGCTTCGCTGCCGAGGGTGCGCGCGGGCTGCTGCTCGCCGACCTGGACGCGGGTCGGGTCGAGGACCTGGCGCTGGCGCTGGACCGTGAGGGTTGTCACACCGTGGGCGTCGGCAGCGACGTCTCCCGTGAGAGCGATGTGCAGGCCCTGGTGGAGACGGCCGAGAAGCACCTGGGCCCGGTGGACCTGTTCTGCAGCAACGCCGGCATCGGCTCCGGCGCGGGCATCGAGGCGCCCAACGAGCTGTGGCAGGCCTGCTGGGAGATCAACGTCATGGCGCACGTCTACGCGGCGCGCGCGGTGCTGCCGGGGATGCTGAAGCGCGGAAAGGGCTACCTGCTGCACACCGCCTCCGCCGCCGGCCTGCTGCAGATGCCGGGCGACGCCGCCTACACGGCGACCAAGCACGCGGCGGTGGCCTTCGCCGAGTCGCTGGCGGTGGCCTACGGCAGCCAGGGCATCAAGGTCAGCGCACTGTGCCCGCAGGGGGTGCACACGGCGATGACCGAGGACCCGGCGGTGGCGGCGGTACTCGGCGCCTTCGGCCGGATGCTGACGCCGGAGCAGGTCGCCGACGCGGTGATCGAGGGCCTGGCCGACGAGCGCTTCCTGATCCTGCCGCACCCCGAGGTGGCCCAGTACGAGCAGGGCCGGGCCGCCGACCGCGACGGCTGGCTGGACGGCCTGCGCCACGCGGTCGGCAAGCTCGGCGCCGTGGACCCGGCGACCGGCAGTCTCAGCCGGGGCTGA
- a CDS encoding LLM class F420-dependent oxidoreductase, which yields MTTPSVATTDTPPAGPRWGLTFPLDGIPLADQRRLVEALPDLGFTDLWSMETAGADAFTPLALASVWAPQLNLGTAIVPVHTRGPALLAMQAAALAEAAPGRFSLGLGASSPVIVNDWNAVPFEQPFQRSRDMVRFLKSALAGEKVDAAYETFAVRRFKLERVPAQTPPVLLAALRPGMLRLAAQEADGTILNWLSAEDVTTAVDEFNRAGGAGKTVAARIFTCPTTDADHARALGRRLIAGYLTVPAYAAFHRWLGREDQLKPMWDAWAAGDRKGAAASVPDEVVDALIVHGAPEQVREQIRRYAANGVTVPVPAILPTPEMLDGTATARDRRQAVAAAVLAVSPG from the coding sequence ATGACCACCCCCTCTGTCGCCACCACCGACACCCCGCCGGCCGGCCCCCGCTGGGGCCTGACCTTCCCGCTCGACGGCATCCCGCTCGCCGATCAGCGCCGTCTGGTCGAGGCGCTGCCCGACCTGGGCTTCACCGACCTCTGGTCGATGGAGACGGCCGGCGCCGACGCCTTCACGCCGCTCGCGCTGGCCTCCGTCTGGGCGCCGCAGCTCAACCTGGGCACCGCCATCGTCCCGGTGCACACCCGCGGCCCGGCGCTGCTGGCCATGCAGGCCGCCGCACTGGCCGAGGCGGCCCCCGGCAGGTTCAGCCTCGGGCTCGGCGCCTCCTCGCCGGTCATCGTCAACGACTGGAACGCCGTCCCCTTCGAGCAGCCGTTCCAGCGCAGCCGCGACATGGTCCGCTTCCTGAAGTCCGCGCTGGCGGGGGAGAAGGTCGACGCCGCCTACGAGACCTTCGCGGTACGCCGCTTCAAGCTGGAGCGCGTCCCCGCGCAGACCCCGCCGGTACTGCTCGCCGCGCTGCGCCCGGGCATGCTGCGGCTGGCCGCGCAGGAGGCCGACGGCACCATCCTCAACTGGCTCTCCGCCGAGGACGTGACCACCGCCGTCGACGAGTTCAACCGGGCGGGCGGGGCCGGCAAGACGGTCGCGGCCAGGATCTTCACCTGCCCGACCACCGACGCCGACCACGCCAGGGCGCTGGGCCGCCGGCTGATCGCGGGCTACCTCACCGTCCCCGCGTATGCGGCCTTCCACCGCTGGCTGGGCCGTGAGGACCAGCTCAAGCCGATGTGGGACGCCTGGGCGGCGGGCGACCGCAAGGGCGCGGCCGCGTCCGTGCCCGACGAGGTGGTGGACGCGCTGATCGTCCACGGCGCCCCCGAGCAGGTGCGCGAGCAGATCCGCCGCTACGCCGCCAACGGCGTGACGGTCCCGGTTCCGGCGATCCTGCCGACGCCGGAGATGCTGGACGGCACCGCCACGGCGCGCGACCGCCGGCAGGCGGTCGCGGCGGCGGTGCTCGCCGTCAGCCCCGGCTGA
- a CDS encoding endonuclease V: MRLQLTPDWPSDEAGAHRVQERLRPLVRTLPLPAPPRTLAGLDVAYGGSHGSAADRVAAAVVVLDARTLEVVDRATAVGTAGFPYIPGLFAFRELPLLVAALEQLGTTPDLLLCDGQGLAHPRRFGLACHLGVLTGLPTLGVAKTPLLGSWDEPGPARGDSADVRDGGEVVARMLRTQDGVKPLTVSTGHLITLDDACAQVLAAAPRYRLPETTRLADRLCRDALAAAG, translated from the coding sequence ATGCGGCTTCAGCTCACCCCTGACTGGCCGTCGGACGAAGCCGGGGCGCACCGGGTCCAGGAGCGGCTGCGTCCACTCGTCCGCACCCTGCCGCTGCCGGCCCCGCCACGCACCCTGGCCGGGCTCGACGTCGCCTACGGCGGCAGCCACGGCAGCGCCGCGGACCGGGTGGCGGCGGCCGTGGTCGTCCTGGATGCCCGGACGCTGGAGGTCGTCGACCGGGCCACCGCCGTCGGCACGGCCGGCTTCCCCTACATCCCCGGACTCTTCGCCTTCCGCGAACTGCCGCTGCTGGTGGCCGCGTTGGAGCAGCTCGGGACCACGCCGGACCTGCTGCTCTGCGACGGCCAGGGCCTGGCCCACCCGCGCCGCTTCGGCCTGGCCTGCCACCTCGGCGTGCTCACCGGGCTTCCCACCCTCGGCGTCGCCAAGACCCCGCTGCTCGGCAGCTGGGACGAACCGGGACCGGCCCGCGGCGACAGCGCCGACGTCCGGGACGGCGGCGAGGTGGTGGCCCGGATGCTCCGCACCCAAGACGGCGTCAAACCGCTGACCGTGTCCACCGGTCATCTGATCACCCTGGACGACGCCTGCGCCCAGGTCCTCGCCGCCGCCCCGCGCTACCGCCTCCCGGAGACCACCCGCCTCGCCGACCGCCTCTGCCGCGACGCGCTCGCCGCCGCCGGCTGA
- a CDS encoding MazG family protein, whose product MADQDNTPAGRLVLLSSTHRVAPGLLSWPAWEALRSADRVLAGDPAHPQLPPVREAGVAVEVLLDVPGHALARTLAEAASGRTVVWIGGADGDPGLTDSLARIAVEGGLAAGPVPEIELLPGSYDLPGARLLDLVAVMDRLRSPGGCPWDAQQTSESLVKYLVEEAYELVEAIEEGDREMLREELGDVLLQVMFHARIAAEHPDEPFGIDEVAGGIVDKLMYRHPHVFADVHAPTAEHVEANWEQLKAAEKQRDSVVDGVPLAQPALALVAKLHSRAAKAGLDVTRPGTDGAIGDRLLDLAVEAQQQGLDPEAELRAAARRYREAIRQAEQGS is encoded by the coding sequence GTGGCAGATCAAGACAACACCCCCGCCGGACGGCTCGTCCTCCTTTCCAGCACCCACCGCGTCGCCCCCGGCCTGCTCTCCTGGCCCGCCTGGGAGGCGCTCCGCAGTGCCGACCGGGTGCTGGCCGGCGACCCCGCGCACCCGCAGCTGCCGCCGGTGCGCGAGGCCGGTGTCGCCGTCGAGGTGCTGCTGGACGTACCCGGCCACGCCCTGGCCCGCACCCTGGCCGAGGCCGCGTCCGGCCGCACCGTGGTGTGGATCGGCGGCGCGGACGGCGACCCCGGACTGACCGACTCGCTCGCCCGGATCGCCGTCGAGGGCGGCCTGGCCGCAGGCCCCGTCCCCGAGATCGAGCTGCTGCCGGGCTCCTACGACCTGCCCGGGGCCCGGCTGCTTGACCTGGTCGCGGTGATGGACCGGCTGCGCTCGCCCGGCGGCTGCCCCTGGGACGCCCAGCAGACCTCCGAGTCCCTGGTGAAGTACCTGGTGGAGGAGGCCTACGAGCTGGTCGAGGCGATCGAGGAGGGCGACCGCGAGATGCTCCGCGAGGAGCTCGGGGACGTGCTGCTCCAGGTGATGTTCCACGCCAGGATCGCCGCGGAGCACCCGGACGAGCCCTTCGGCATCGACGAGGTGGCGGGCGGCATCGTCGACAAGCTGATGTATCGCCATCCCCATGTCTTCGCCGATGTGCACGCGCCCACGGCCGAGCATGTCGAGGCCAACTGGGAACAGCTGAAGGCCGCCGAGAAGCAGCGCGACTCCGTGGTGGACGGCGTGCCGCTGGCGCAGCCCGCGCTCGCCCTGGTCGCCAAGCTGCACTCCCGCGCGGCCAAGGCCGGACTCGACGTGACCCGTCCCGGCACCGACGGGGCCATCGGCGACCGGCTGCTCGACCTGGCCGTCGAGGCCCAGCAGCAGGGCCTGGACCCCGAGGCCGAGCTGCGCGCCGCCGCGCGCCGCTACCGCGAGGCCATCAGGCAGGCGGAGCAGGGCAGCTGA
- a CDS encoding SurA N-terminal domain-containing protein encodes MNRRRTAAAVLALCAAGALTACSSGPAHPGAAAVVGNDRITVATLQSHVSAFQNAAAGDSTALQQTGVSQKTLSLLVSDQLVDQALAKEGKSVTEGQIQQVEAAYLQQAGSAQALEQAVVDKLLLAPADLELYAHLQAGQVLLLQAAGVDPSSSTADSALQQIVSRASGEIGVSVNPRYGSWDAKALTLAAANQPWLKATA; translated from the coding sequence GTGAACCGCCGTCGCACCGCCGCCGCCGTCCTCGCCCTGTGCGCCGCCGGTGCCCTCACGGCCTGCTCCTCCGGGCCGGCCCACCCCGGGGCGGCGGCCGTGGTCGGGAACGACCGGATCACCGTCGCCACCCTGCAGTCACACGTCTCCGCCTTCCAGAACGCGGCCGCCGGCGACAGCACCGCGCTGCAGCAGACCGGGGTGTCCCAGAAGACGCTGTCCCTGCTGGTGTCGGACCAGCTGGTGGACCAGGCACTGGCCAAGGAGGGCAAGTCGGTCACCGAGGGCCAGATCCAGCAGGTCGAGGCGGCCTATCTGCAGCAGGCCGGCAGCGCCCAGGCGCTGGAGCAGGCCGTGGTGGACAAGCTGCTGCTGGCCCCGGCCGACCTCGAGCTCTACGCCCACCTCCAGGCCGGGCAGGTGCTGCTGCTGCAGGCGGCCGGGGTGGACCCGAGCTCCAGCACCGCGGACAGCGCGCTGCAGCAGATCGTCTCCAGGGCGAGCGGCGAGATCGGCGTGAGCGTCAACCCCCGCTACGGCAGCTGGGACGCCAAAGCCCTCACCCTGGCCGCAGCGAACCAGCCCTGGCTCAAGGCGACGGCGTAG